From the genome of Amycolatopsis camponoti:
TGGCGCTAGGATTAGCGGTCGATTTGACAACGCTTCGCTCGACTATGCTGATCTAAGTGGTGCAAATCTTAGCGGCGCCGACTTTAATCATTCAACTTTTCTTTATACCATTTTTAATGGTGGTTTTCTCTTGGATGCCAACTTCGATCACGCGCAATTTCCGAGCGCCTCCTTCTTGGGTACATATCTTTACAGGTCCAATCTTAAGGATGCGCGCCTCAATGGCGCGAATCTCACTAACGGCCTGCTCAACGACGCGCGCCTCAACGGTGCGGACCTCACTGCTGCAAACTTCACCAACTCCATTCTTCGCGGTGTGGACCTCACTGGCGTACGCCACGACGCCACCACCTCCATGGGTGGTGCACAAACGGACGGTGCGACACGGGGTATGTGGTGGTGACGTCGGGTCGCTCGCACTATGAGAGGCGCTAGCGAAGGCACTGGCAACTTTGTGACAACTAGCACTTTGGTGGCAAATTTGCACATCCGCCGGCGTCGAACCGCCAGGTGGCATCCCCCGCGTGGTAACAGATGTCGTCACCGATCACACCTGACACCTCGCACGCCACGCCTGCCCCGTTACCCGTGCGGCGGCCGGCGAACTGTGCGCGGCAGGCGGGCTACTGCGCAGAGTCCGTCACGGGCGTCGAGATGTTCTCCGGCACGAAGGCCCAGCCGAGCACCGGCCGGTAGACCTCCGTCTGGACCGCGTAGATGACCTCGGGGTCGTCCTGGGTCGGCTCGGAGCAGCTGCCAGCAGCGGCGGTGACGGTCGCGACGTCGTGCCACTTGACGTTAAGGTGCGGTCAACCTGAGACCTGCCTCGCTACCCGATCGTTGCCCGAAATCGGATCAGTGCCGGTCAGTGAACAACTCACGACGCGCGAGTATCTCCTGGTCGCGCAATCTGGCCGTGCGGTCGGGCCTGGCAAACTCATGGAGTGATCAAGCACCTCACATCGAGCGTGTTCATCTTCGGGCTGGTCGGTGAAGTGTGGAGTCTGGGGCTGATCGAGCATCCTCGCCTGCGGCGTTGGATGATCCCCGGTGGTCATGTCGAACTGGGCGAGTCGCAGGTTGATTCCGCACTTCGCGAGGTCGAAGAGGAAACTGGCCGACGGGTTCGATTGGTGCGGCCCCCTGGTCCAGCAGTCCCGCCCGCCTTTCCGCGCACCGTGCTGACGATGCCGTGGTGGATCACCGAGCAGCCGGTGCCGCCGGATGCGCACTGCGGGGATCGTCACGTGCATGTCGATCACCAGTACGTCGCCCTCGTCACCGACCCTGACGAGATGATCCGGGAGCCGGAGCACCCGTTCCGCTGGGTTCGGCCGGACGAACTCGACGGCCTCGCGATGTTCGCCGACACGCGGCTGCTCGCCACTGGCTTGTTCGCGGTCGTGCCGATGCTCGGCGCCGGCGACGTCGACGCGGTGACCGTGATGAGGTCGCTGGCGGGTGATCGGCAGTCGTGATTCAGTCCTGGAGGGCACGGACCCGCTCGTGTAGAGCGGTGAACTCTTAGACCCGCTTGGTGCGCTGCTTCCACAACACGGCGAGCCACCGCAGGGCGATGGTGCGCCGCGCGGCGTCGAATCGGGCGCGGTTGCCCGGCGTAATGCCGAGTTCGGCTTCGGCGCTGGTCCAGACGTCGTCGGGAATGACGCGGGCGCTGATGTGCTCGATGTGGTCGGCGGCGTCGACGGCGATGTCGGAGAAGCCGCTGAACTCGAAGTCCGCGACGTAGGTGGTCTCGCCGTCGTGGAGCCAGTTGAGCAGGTTCGCGTCGCCGCGGGAGTAGACGGGGGTGGCGGGCTGTGCGAGCAGTTCGGGGTCGCCGCTGTTCTCCCAGCGGTGCAGGAGAGCGAGCATGTCCGGGGTCTGGGGGTCGTCGGCGGCGTCGGCGAGCTGGCCGGGCCAGACATCGGTGAGCCGGGCGATGTAGTGGCCGATGGAGTCGACGCGTTCCAGGCTGGCTAGCGGTTCTTTCAGCGGAATGCTCTGCAGGACGCGGGTGGTGTTGGCCAGCGACTTGATGGCCGACGCCGGGTCGAGAACGTCGAGGATTGGGGAGCCGGGCAGCAGTGTCATGCCGAGTGCTGGCTGTTCGGGGTGCTCGTCGAGCCACAGCGGTTCCGGTGCGCTGCCCAGGCCGGCGGCGTGGGTGAGGCCGTGCCACTCGCGCTCGACGCGCTGCCGGTCCGTCTTCTTGTAGAGCTTGATGCAGATCGGCGTGGGGGCCGTGGTCCAGGCGAAGACGTCGTTGTTGCGACCACCGTCGAGTGCGTGCAACCCGTGTTCGTCGAGTGTGGCGGCCAGTGCGTCGGCTCCGGCTGCACGCGCGGTGCGCAGGGCGCTGAGCAGGTCGATGGGAGCGGTGTTCTCGCGGTGGCTGGCCAACGTGGTCATCGTCTCGGACTCTCGGTTTCGGCTCGGCGCGGATGGGCGGGATTCAGCGTAGGAGACAGGCTCGGCGGTTTCGTGGTGCCCCGCACACGGGCTCAGGTCGATGTCGCCCGTCTGGCTGATCTGACGCAGAGTGGCGTGAATAGCTTGGTGGGTGTCGACCGGGTCGAGATCGGTGACATCGAGGACGGTTAGCTGGGGGTCTCGTGCGGCAAGCAGTGCGTAGCCGTGGTCGACCCAGGTGAGGTGGGCGCGTTGTTCGCCGGTGAATGCGTGGCGGCGGTCTCCTCCGCGTTGGTCGGCGCGACGAGCGGCGACCTCTGGGGGTACTCGCAGCCACAGTGCTCGGGTGGGGCGTGGCCCGGCCAGCGCTGTGAGGGCGTTCAGCCAGTCGAGCGCGACGTCGGCGGGTGCGCGGTGCTGGCGGAGTAGGGCGGCGATCGCGTAGGAGGCCATCGTGTGTATGCCGCGGTCTTCGATCACGACGGTGGCAGGGTCCTCGGCCAGCGCTGGATCGAGGACGGTGGCGACGAGGTCAGCCCGGATGGCAGCAGTGATCATGGTGTCGGTGATGGCGTCGCCGCTGCGCAGGAAGGGGTCACCGCTGGTGCGCAGCAGTTCGACGAGGCTGGCCGCCACGGGATCG
Proteins encoded in this window:
- a CDS encoding NUDIX hydrolase; translated protein: MIKHLTSSVFIFGLVGEVWSLGLIEHPRLRRWMIPGGHVELGESQVDSALREVEEETGRRVRLVRPPGPAVPPAFPRTVLTMPWWITEQPVPPDAHCGDRHVHVDHQYVALVTDPDEMIREPEHPFRWVRPDELDGLAMFADTRLLATGLFAVVPMLGAGDVDAVTVMRSLAGDRQS
- a CDS encoding phosphotransferase; protein product: MLITFEGLPGAGKSTQSRMLARCLKASGQPVTVLSDLATLDTDPVAASLVELLRTSGDPFLRSGDAITDTMITAAIRADLVATVLDPALAEDPATVVIEDRGIHTMASYAIAALLRQHRAPADVALDWLNALTALAGPRPTRALWLRVPPEVAARRADQRGGDRRHAFTGEQRAHLTWVDHGYALLAARDPQLTVLDVTDLDPVDTHQAIHATLRQISQTGDIDLSPCAGHHETAEPVSYAESRPSAPSRNRESETMTTLASHRENTAPIDLLSALRTARAAGADALAATLDEHGLHALDGGRNNDVFAWTTAPTPICIKLYKKTDRQRVEREWHGLTHAAGLGSAPEPLWLDEHPEQPALGMTLLPGSPILDVLDPASAIKSLANTTRVLQSIPLKEPLASLERVDSIGHYIARLTDVWPGQLADAADDPQTPDMLALLHRWENSGDPELLAQPATPVYSRGDANLLNWLHDGETTYVADFEFSGFSDIAVDAADHIEHISARVIPDDVWTSAEAELGITPGNRARFDAARRTIALRWLAVLWKQRTKRV